In Solanum pennellii chromosome 7, SPENNV200, the following are encoded in one genomic region:
- the LOC107025474 gene encoding auxin-responsive protein SAUR50-like isoform X1: MASTIKKVNMITQIVRLKQVVKRWKHKSLKRRGVLSYSSSDSDEPVLSGSNRRRRTPSGSLAVYVGPERTRFVIPTRFLNLPVFISLLDKAEEEFGYQRTGGLVLPCEVDYFSEILRLLNRDEDRFGHLGLDEMMNGLDQSCKEAASQGFAPLLHNARV; the protein is encoded by the coding sequence atggCTTCCACCATTAAAAAAGTGAATATGATTACTCAAATTGTACGTCTCAAACAAGTTGTTAAGCGATGGAAACACAAATCCCTTAAGCGCCGTGGCGTTTTATCCTATTCCTCATCCGATTCAGATGAACCGGTTTTATCCGGTTCGAACCGCCGCCGTCGCACACCTTCAGGATCTTTAGCGGTTTACGTCGGTCCAGAACGAACCCGGTTCGTTATACCAACCCGGTTCTTGAACCTCCCTGTATTTATATCTCTACTTGATAAAGCAGAGGAGGAGTTTGGGTATCAAAGAACCGGAGGTTTAGTTTTGCCTTGTGAAGTGGACTACTTCTCGGAGATATTAAGGTTATTGAACCGGGATGAAGACCGGTTCGGTCATTTGGGTTTAGATGAGATGATGAATGGCTTAGATCAGTCTTGTAAAGAAGCTGCTTCACAAGGATTTGCTCCTCTTTTGCATA